The segment TAAACAGCACAATGTTTCTTGTAGAAAGTAGATATATACACCAACCTGAAGATGTCTGAGACACTCCACGTGTTTGCTGACCTTGGGAGACGATGACACCTTCATGTTATAGTTACTCATACGGGAATGTTTGGGGGatgggaaaataaaaatagcctagaaaaggagagaaagtgAGTTTAGTTTTCTCTTATGAGGGAAGGAGATGTCGATGTGAGCTTACAGGTTGTTATTTATAAGTTGAGAAAGTGATGTGTTTCTTGTTGTCTTGACTTTGGTATCTTTCTGATGCTGTTAAGGGGTTCGAGCATACAGCCCATTGGAATCGATTTCAAGTTTAACTGTCAAGTAAAGCCAGGAAGGATCAGCTTCAGGATGAAATTAATACCATGTCACTTTGGAGTTTAGAATAGATTTCCACTTCAAGTAAAGTATAGATAGGATTCTTTTATCTTGTTTCTTTTATCAATTCTACCTCAAAAAATGAGTAGATTATAAATTACTCCTTGTGGTTTATTGCAATGAATTTGTCCATCAATTATTAATTATGGTAAATTCCTTGTTCAGAAACTATCAATAGTTTAGTTTAGGGACTGCGCAGTGTATTAACACAGAAAAAAGACCACAAGCTGGTGATGATGACATACAAGAAAACTCGAGATCTCAGGTATAAGCCTCTCCTTCGTAACCaggaaaaaaacacacaagtttGCTCAGGATTGCACTTTTCCTTTCAGTGCTTCAATCACTGCTGAAAAATCACTATCGCTAAGCCCGTGACTTTTTGCTACCTTGTATAGTTcatttgcagctgctgcaattgGAGTGGGTTGGGAAACAGATTCTGCTAATCCCAGGGCAAGTCTCATGTCCTGAAACCATTGACTTCATTTTTGAGATGACAGCGTTGATTTAAATAGTGTCTGCAATTTAGAATATCTACAAACCTTCTGCTGATGCTTTAAGGGAAAAGCAGTAGGGTATAGAGATTTGACCATTGATGGACCTTTCAGCGAATACATCGGTGCACTAATGGCACCCTCAGACACTACCTGCAATTTCACCTATGTAAGAAGATTCCTACGAGGCTTCAATAGATGccttcaaaaacaacaaaataaaata is part of the Populus nigra chromosome 8, ddPopNigr1.1, whole genome shotgun sequence genome and harbors:
- the LOC133702415 gene encoding glyoxylate/succinic semialdehyde reductase 2, chloroplastic-like, with amino-acid sequence MGKSRFYLGEVGNGAAMKLIVNMIMGSMMATFSKGLLLSEKVGLDPNVLVEVVSEGAISAPMYSLKGPSMVKSLYPTAFPLKHQQKDMRLALGLAESVSQPTPIAAAANELYKVAKSHGLSDSDFSAVIEALKGKVQS